A region of the Salvelinus namaycush isolate Seneca chromosome 13, SaNama_1.0, whole genome shotgun sequence genome:
TTCTAAAACAACAAAAACGGTTGTTCAATGGAACAGAAACGTTTGCATATGTCCTGGCCAAAGTTATGCTATACTACAAATCAATTGAGGGTAGAGAAGAGGGTTCCAATGCCTTCACTGTCTTAGAAACACTTGAAAACCTTAATACTTTATTACTTGTTATGAGCATGTATGAGAATTTAGAATGTCTTATAATGTTCTTTAAAAAGGCTTAAAACAGACAGGTAGGCTATAACGCATGTGATGTAGTAATATCAATCTATTCTAGGACTTGTATTACAAGGTGGTGTGAATAGATAGGCTACCCATACAGCTGTCAGCCACAAGGTGACATGTTCTAGACAAGATGCCCCCTGATGATAAAAAGGGACTCGGGAGCTGACCGTTTGAGGAGGTATTGTATCAACATGAAACGATACCGGAGATATGGGATCAGGGCATTGTTGTCAAAGCACCATCAAGACATGTGGCACGCACCACAACCAATGATACAGCGGCAAAGGAATATTCTAGAAAGAAAGCGCACGCATTGTCCACATTGCCAAGGAGGGTGTGTAGCCTCGTAGTATTGAGCAAAATGTGTGGTTGAATTCGTCAAAAAGAATAGTCTTTGACCCTGACCTAGTAGCCTACATTCATTTACATTCCATGCATTCTGGGTTCAATAAAATAGTGAATTAAGTGCTCGACCTGCTTTTTCTTTTCTCCATCGCTTGTCCATTCTCTGCTTTTTTAGCACCCATTACCGCATTCTCCAGGCTACAATTTAAAACGGGCGGTCATAACAAATATGCACACTCACCATTCCCATTACGTTATAATGTAGCTACTGACTACATCAATCCACAAGTTGAGGATTTGACTGTGAGTCTGCTTCTCTAGCGACAGTAGATATGTGTCTCTTCCTGCGTCAGTCCTTCCGATGTAGCGACAATTCGTATTTTGTCCTCCCGTATGCTCTGTTTTCGAGCAGTTAAGTGTAATAGCACACAGGTGACTGAATAGGACAAGGTAACTAGGCTTTATAAGCATCGACTCCGCTTCTTCCTCCTATGCCACGCCCTACACGTGTAATACACGTGTGACGTTTCGGATGGCTTCGGTCGCAACACGCCCATTGGTTATTGTTCTAATTTTAAAATACCGTATTGTTTTGAGGAACAAGCTACTTTTGCATACTACTGTAAATTAacctttgtttttgtttttaaacagGGGATTGGTTTGCCTCATGACGTTCAACCTGTTAGCCTACTTGGGTGGAAATTGCCAGAAAGAAACCCCACTTTGCCTAATTAACTGACTGGGCAGGAGATCCTGCTGGTTAATCAGCTTTAACAGTTGCATAATAACAGAACAATCTGGAAACTCACACTATTGGATATATGCACTTTAAAAACCCTTGTAATCTCCCTTCAAGGTGTTAAACTTTTCAGAAATGTGCATCCTCATTAAGCCTAGTCCTATTGCACATGTGTCTGATGTCACAAGTGTCACAAGTCTGGCAATGTGACCCCACTCCACCCTCCAAACAGGCTACAACTCGTGGATCTATCTAGAATGCAATGGCATAGCCTAATATGGGGAGATATTTGACATTGCTTTTATGTTTAATTATTAAAGTTATTTATAGTCTCAATAACACAATGCAGTGACCGCTGGGTCTTCCATTCAGTGCTTCCATCGTTTACATCAATTTACATTGTGAGGGGCTTCAATAGCCTACTTGGCCACAGAGGTAGTCCTATATCAGCTAGTAGGCTAGCCTAGAAGAGACCTGGATACGATACACAAGCATTTCAatacgcaataacatctgctaaatatgtgtatgtgaccaatacaatttgatttggaggAATTTATAGAAGATGAAGTCAGTGAATAGCCCCTGTCATTCTCTCTGATAAATAGGCTCTGTTTGTCTGATGTAGGATGAGACACATTTAAGACTACCAAAATTATACCTTCATCTCAATAGGTGGCCTACTGTACATGCAAGGATAAACccttcagttctgcacacacagaAGTGACAATAGGCATTTGTTTTAGTATGGTGGAAGGTGCACAAGATGGGTCTGGAGAAACCACCAAGGCTGTGTCACTGCTCACCTGTGAGAATGTAGGAGGAGCACAATGAAATGCAAATGCCTCAACAATGGGCATCAATTTACACAGACCCTGTAaactacacactgacacagtcaCACAGTATCTTCGTACAGGTGATGCTGGGACAACCAGGCCTGTGTCAATACATACCTGAGGTGATATCAGCAAAAATGCACTTAGAAGCTTTATATAAAGCTGAGCtcatgttttaataaaataggcCTAATATTGAAACTTACTATAGTACTATAATTGGCTTTgctaaaaaaaatattcaaattaaatcaaaatcaaatcaaatgttattggtctcaTGCACATAGCAGATGTGATTgcgggtgtagagaaatgctgGCCCCACATGTTTATCCACGCAACTAAGTTGTTTGCTTGTCTGCTGACGAGGACAGTGAATTTCCACTTCCTCGTTTTTTAGGTCGAGGAAATACATTTCCGCTTATTGACATATGAACTACGTTTCCCGTAATGCTTCTCGTTTCTGAATTTACGTACTTTGTGTGACAGGCTGTCATGCGCAGAAGTTTTGACCTACACAGTCGCAGGAGAACATGGCAGCTTTAGGACTCGGGCTGCAGGTATGACTTTCTAAAAAACAAGAATGTTATGCGATCTACGGCTCTGTTTTTAATTTGAGAATGTATTTAGATTATTAACAAGGACAAAACAGATCAATGTGCATTGTTTTGATATCGCGCAGAATGTGTTTTCAACACAGAATACGCGAGGCCTTGCATGCTGGCATGAACTTGACAAGCCCGCTGGCAAGCTAACGACAGCCGGCTAACTTCATCAACATTGTTAGGTACCTGGCTGGATAGCTATCTACGTTTGTTGGGCATTTTCCTACGAACCGATGGCATTACTGTTAAATATTGTCCAACGTCCATAAGACAGAGTTATTATTATCGCCATGCGAATGACAACTTTATTGTAGAAAATGTGGTCAAGCAAACCAACACTAACTTCCTACGGCACTCCAGACGTCACTTATGAAGATAGTCATTGGTTGATTACGATCTCTTTCCTTCTGCAGGTGCGTAAGTTAAGCACTTCAGTTCTTCGACAAGCTTTGATCAGGGTAAGAATAAATGAAGTACTGCCCATGTCCTCTGATCAGTGTAATATTAAGTCAATGACGCACGCCACAGCTTGAGTAATGTCATTGGCTTTGTGATTCAAATAAATAGTAGTTTTATAGCTTATTTTTGTGTCCGTTTTCTATTCTAGCCCCCCATCGACGTGTATGGGGTCGGAGGCCGCTATGCCACAGCCCTGTTCTCTGCTGCCAGCAAGCAGAAGAAACTGGAACaagtagagaaggagatgggcACGTTGTCAGTAAGTTATCCACTgcacctctgtctcctgtcttAGTCCTCAGTCTGGCCACAAGTGTGTAATGTTTATACACTCTATTAACTTTGGCATGGCTATTCAACTCTTAACCTATGAGGTATGGAGCCtgttggttttctgttctacctgatgaTTAATTCCACCCACCTGGTTTCCCAGGTCTTAATCAGTCCCATATTAAAGAAAAATGAAAATACGCAGTGGAGctggcttcaaggtccagagttgagtttgagggaactgtgttacctttatttaactaggcaagtcagttaagaacaaactcttatctacaatgacggcctacaccgaccaaacagacgatgctgggtcaattgtgcgacgccctatgggactcccaatcacagccagttgtgggAAACCATACATTTGTCTGTTTGGCACTGTCTGTGGCCACAATATACTTTTTGACCAGcttcctttctctttctgtcttttcCTTCTCCGTCAGTCTCTGATCAAGGACCCCAAGCTGTCCAGTATCGTGATGAACCCCCATGTCAAGCGCAGCCTCAAGCTGAAGTACTTCGGTGCTGCCATGACTAAGGCAAATCTCTCCCCAATCACAGTTAACCTCATCAGTGAGTTGCCCAGCCTTACTAATGTTAGTTCATGCAAATTATGATGCAAATGCAATTAGTGAAAATGTTAGTTACTTGTGTCTACTGGCTAGGCTAACGTGGTTTcattgtcctcctctctcctcccttagcTGTGTTGGCAGATAATGGCCGCCTGACCCTGACCGCAGATGTCATTGGTGCCTTTGCAAAAATGATGAGCGCTCACCGTGGCGAGGTCATCTGCACTGTCACCACAGCACATGtacggtgacacacacacacttgttgtaTATGGCATGGGTTCTCAGTCGGGTCGTACTACAGGGGTTCCACGGCCAAGATCACAAAATATAtaccgtaccagtcaaaagtttggaaacacctactcattccagggtttttctttatttttactcatttctacgttgtagaataatattgaagacatcaaaactatgaaatgacacacatggaatcatgtagtaagcaaaaaagtgttaaatcaaaatatattttatatttgagattcttcaaagtatccaccctttgccttgatgacagctttgtacacttttGCCATTctctaattatttatttttttaatgaatattACTAACAACAGATTAAACAAATATTTCTCCATGTGATCTGTGGAATAATTTGAGGGTATAATACAATACATTGTAATGTTATTAGGCCTAATCTACAATTATTGTATGCCAATGCAGCTGTTTCTATCACAATATCAAATCagtcatttctgggtaacaattaagtaccttactgtgattgtttttaattaaagtggtcaaaaagaaacaaatggCTTCTTAGAaaatagcaatttctcaagcaagaattttgataGGAccaatgttggggggggggggggcactgagcaaatttcaggtctgctgggTGCAAACTCaaacgttgtgaaaattctgtggaACTTCTGGCGCACGtttgtgaacactgaggctgtacccgctttaaatTAGTTTTCACAATGGccatgtaggctactgtggctatttgatcataaacattttaacatggatatagctgttctatcattcagcctacagtagcagccaatgtctggtgttcaatgtaggcctacattgcatGAGAAGAAAAAATCATGCAGGACTTGACAGTAAACTGTTTATctacttgtccttcagacaaggtgactgaaaatgttgtttgatgcaagaaaccactttacaaaatacaattaattATTATTCCCATTCCATTattagagaatcagacaaattattctaacctctgcctattggctacttaggcTTGAATAAGCTATTTCAAAATACAGCACTTCCCCTTTAAGACGGAAAAAAACCTCTACCTGACTCTCTTTTCTAGAACTATACAccttttgtgctcttgtaggaagcaatcacgaCCCTATTGCTGatttataactgggctaataactcactatcAGGTGTACCTACCACCAACAGCCCGAgactaataaaaaaaatgtttggcgatcaactaggaatgccttggtgaccactgctctagaaagttgagtcaAGTTCAATCGTGTTTTCTCTCTGTGGGCTAATATTTCTGCACAGCAGTCCTGGGGAAGCTGCGTGGCAGTCTCGGGGCTACTGCGTGTACGCGCAGCTTAGAGAGAACATTGGACTGTCTGAGAGTGctttgagtggggaggggaaaatgaaaagatttgctgttattggcagagagatttGAAACTCTGTTtcttaactaatttaccgcatggtgatgtcaccatggaaatccctcccaccaaaacaggctgaaatttcaggctgtcttttcaaacagctcttacactaaaagggcatttatcaatattttcacaatttcacattaTTATTCCAACCTCCATAGTGTGTaactgtatataaaacacaggaaaatcatgtTTGTCTTTAACCCTGGGCAACATGGGTCTGGCAGGCTCACAGCGGTATTGGTATCCACAGTACTCCACCAATTATACATTTTGGTATATACAACTCAATACTTATTGTATTAAATATTGTGTTAAACATAAATGCACGGCCGGCCCGCTCATTAAGTGGGATTAGGCGTCCGCCTGTGGCGGCAGATTAACGAGGGTGGCATTTTCTGAGttaaactgaccaagacgcacctccaacaacaccacataaataaaacctcacataattctgccaaaaacaatgacaatttcATTGTTTAGGTGAGCTTTTTAGGTGAGTACTGATGCCGCCctgtgataagcagtgcccacttgGTCAAAGGCAGGTGCGCAAAATATTTTGCTTGTCCAATCCCAGCTCGcttctccagggtgctgttggagagacgcaTCGCTGCGGCACACCACCAACATTCCGTCAAAAAAATGATCTAACATAAATTATGTAGCAGATATATGATACATGAAAGATATATGAAAGCGTTAAAAAGAACCTTTTCTGTAGTTTACAGGCTGGATATAAAATCTGACAGATTGTATACTGTTTTGTATAATGTTTTTATCTCACATGAGATATTCTgatataatttttattttttacctttatttaactaggcaagtcagttaagaataaattcttattcacaatgatggcctaggaacagtgggttaactgccttgttcaggggcagaacgacagatttttaccttgttagctcggggatttgatccaccaaccaccaacgctctaaccactaggctacctgccgccccattatgAGGGCATCCCTGAGGAGTTTGCTGTCACAAAAGGGGTCCGCGGCCCcaaaaagtttgagaacccctggtatATGGTTGTCAATCCAAGTTCCATATCAGTTATTGtagcatttgatttgatatttttgtttgtgtgtataaCAGCCCCTGGATGAGGCTAACCTGGCAGATCTGAAGGTGGCTCTGAACGGCTTTCTGACAAAGGGAGAGACTCTCATACTAGAGACTAAGGTGAGGCCATACTCAATTCGTGCCCTCTATGGCACAATAAGGCTTTTTTGGTACTTAATTTAAGGTAGATGCAATGGTTTAGGACTGTAAGGCTAGCACTAAACAAGAAAATGCTGATATCCAGTCGCATACATTGCTATGGTGTCGACTGGTGCTTTAACTTCCTGTGTTATTTTGCTTTTCCCTCCAGTCTGACACCTCAATCCTGGGCGGTATGATTGTCAGCATTGGGGATAAGTATGTGGACATGTCCACCAAGACAAAGATCCACAAATTGACCAAGATCATCAGAGATAGTTAAGTCTGTCTCGTCCAGCGGGGCATGGGGATGTTTCTCTGCTTTCTGCAACCTATACAGCGCTATGTCCGCTAAGATCCTGTCTAGTTGTTCATAATAAAATATTCTGTAACATATACTTtgtatttgaaatgtctttatttctGTGTCCATGCAGACTGGTTGTTGCTGGTGGAGGGAAAATCATATGCCTGTTTTTATCAGcttagatacagtgccttcagaaagtattcagactccttgactttttccacgttacattacagccttattttaaatatttttttattttccctcatcaatctacacacaacaccctataatgacaaagcaagtaaataaactaaaataatacatttacataagtattcagaccctttactcagtactttcttgaagcacctttggcagcgattgagtcttcttgggtatgacgctacaaacttggcacacctgtagttggggagtttctccaattcttctctgcagatcctctcaagctctgacaggttggacggggagtgttgctgcacagctattttcaggtctccatagatgttcaatcgggttcaagtccaggctcttgctgggccacttaagggcattcagagacttgtcccgaagccactcctgcgttgtcttgggtgTGCTTAGGGGTGATGTCGTTTTGGAAggagaaccttcgccccagtctgaggtcctgagcgctctggagaaggttttcatcaaggatctctctgtactttgctctgttcatctttccctcgatcctgactagtctacccAGTCCCCGCTGCTGAAAAACATTGCCATAggatgacgctgccaccaccattctctgtagggatggtgccaggtttcctccagacctgacgcttagcattccagccaaagagtttaatctttgtttcatcaggccagataatcttgtttctcatggtctgagagtctttaaatgccttttggcgaactccaagcgAGCtctcgtgccttttactgaggagtggctcccgtctggccaatctaccataaaggcctgattggtggagtgctgcagagatggttgtcctggaaggttctcccatctccacagaggaactctagtgctctgtcagagtgaccattgggttcttggtcacctccctgaccaaggcccttctcccccaattgctcagtttggccgggcggccagctctaggaagagtcttggtggttccaaacttcttccatttaagaatgatggaggccactgtgttcttggggaccttcaatgctgcaggcatTTTTTTGATACCCCTCCCCAGATCTGTTGctcgacacattcctgtctcggagctctaccgacaattccttcgatctcatggtttggtttttgctctgacatgcactgtcaactgtgtgaacttatatagacaggtgtgtgccttccaaatcatgtccaatcaattgaatttaccacaggtggactcccaagTTTTAGAtgcatatcaaggatgatcaatggaaacaggatgcaccagagctcaacttcgagtctcatagcaaagggtctgaatgcttatgtaaataaggtatttctgttttttctttttaatatatTTACCAAAATGTctaaactgttttcactttgtcagtatggggtattatGTGCATATTGCTGAGGACATtttattatttaatcaattttagaattagcctgtaatgtaacaatttggaaaaagtaaaggggtctgaatactttttgaaggcactgtaatttatgatacttctttttttttttttttttgggggggtggatcagcttaatattgcggaaagaatgttgcttccaatgtaattgtctgcatcatttccaatcccccatatttttttgggtaaatatatatatccattcacgtatgcatacatatacacatatatacatacacatacctacatagacatacatacttttttaaagagtatacctttattattattccccgcaaaccctaccaccgatcccccaattggagtaaactgataaacatttctgtttttaccttcaatttatacatcttatacacattttacagacacagtctactttataatagttctctcttgtttgttcttagtccttcctctatttctgttgtccatccagtttgatttccacttgtaactgtgctatttcacaatagctccgcacctatacacatttcacagatcccgtatgccctacattgtttatcttgttattagtcccacccttcagctccactcaacctttcccatctatcttccaacatcatccatttcggatttttatttgccatatatttttcaactgtgctgtgatgcttcacaaaagatttgaatcttcctattctcatagcttccacggattgtaaattaaaaataaacatttttgctaaaataattattatattattgattgattgactatggcttttcaaatcccccagtattgctatctgtagcgttagttctacgcaaatgttgcaattcttcaaccattcctggacctgtgaccaaaaacgagctacatgcggacaataccaaaataaatggtctaatgactctgcctcctcacagcagaatctacagagctgggaagattgtatcccccatatatataacattctattagttgcaagaattttgtacaataatttaaattgaaaaattcgaagttttgaatccggcgttgttttgcgtatcaattcataaaccatgtgccatggaatgggtacatcgaaaatctcttcccaactattttgcaatttatatggcacagctgtaagttttttggtccttaaatgaaattggtatatgtttttatttatcacacttttctttaaccatttatgttctttaatataaggccgacatacaagttccttacttttatccccttccacctgcctcttccatttttgtggtaatgccgcaattaattggttgtaattttgggtagagcagacatttccatatgtctgtgttagctgcatgtgtgacattactccaccagtcctatttatgatatcattcacaaaaattatacattttttaaacatttcttcgataaatacagtttttttatcaattactatatttgaatttaaccacaagatttgttgtactatttgttccgtcctttcaggtggattaaactgaaattgcaaccaactttctaaggcttgtttaaaaaataaagatattttggaaattatttccttttcaagcaaccgaaagtgagcaggtgtaatctgaataaagggaaaaaggcccttcttgaacataggatgagacattcgtaccaatctactagagaaccagtttggatttaagtataacttttgtatgactgatgcctttagtgagaggtctaatgctttaatatttaatcatttctgccctccgaattcatattcgttatataaataggcccttttaattttatctggcttgccgttccaaataaaattgaatattttttgttcatataatttaaaaagcaggtcactaggtgtaggc
Encoded here:
- the LOC120058439 gene encoding ATP synthase subunit O, mitochondrial-like — protein: MAALGLGLQVRKLSTSVLRQALIRPPIDVYGVGGRYATALFSAASKQKKLEQVEKEMGTLSSLIKDPKLSSIVMNPHVKRSLKLKYFGAAMTKANLSPITVNLITVLADNGRLTLTADVIGAFAKMMSAHRGEVICTVTTAHPLDEANLADLKVALNGFLTKGETLILETKSDTSILGGMIVSIGDKYVDMSTKTKIHKLTKIIRDS